The Cetobacterium sp. 8H genome segment GGCATGAAGGTTTTGTAGATAGTAGAAACCATGAGTTTCTATGCAAGTATATGAGGGTATCTATAAATTATGCTGTGAGAAAGTTGAGGGAGGTTAATAATGTATAACAATAAAGGAAATGGTGGCTATAATGGTAATAGAGGAACTAGCTTTAATCAGAAAGTAGAGTTCGATTTTGAAAAGAAAGGATATTTAAAAGATGGAGTTATTAGAGAGGAGTTAATCACTGAAGAGGCTGAAAAAATAGCAAAAGAGTTTAATAACAATAGACTTTCAACATCTCAATTGAGAGCTTTTTTTAATGAGGTTAAGGCTATAAACAATAGAGTTAAAGAGGACAGTAGTAACTACAATATGGTGTTTCCTCTAATACTTATGTTAAAATCAAAATCTGAATACAAAGGTAGTTCTAAAGGAAATAGTAAGATTCCTGCAGTTTTTAAAGATTTTTTAATTGCTAATATAGATAGATTATCTAAAGAGAAAAAAGAGGGTAATGGTAAGATTGCTTTTGATGCCTTTGTTATGTTTTTTGAAGCTGTAGTGGGATATTTCTATGGAGTAAATGGGGGGAGATAGATATGAGATTAAAATCAATTAAAGAGATAAATGGAACTATAAAGTTATTAACTGGAACTAGAATTGGTGGCAGTGCAGATTTAATAGAGATTGGTGGAAATGATAACCCTGTAATTAGAAATCCATTAACATCAGAGCTTTATATCCCTGGATCATCATTAAAAGGAAAAATAAGAGTTTTAACAGAGTGGTTAGAGGGTAAAGTTGAAGGTGGAGAGGTTCATAGCTGTGATAAAAATGATTGTCCTGTTTGTAGAGTTTTTGGTCGTAGTGCCCAAAATAGTAAGGTAGCTAAATCTGGTCCTACTAGAATATCTATAAAAGATGCTTATTTAACAGAGGAAAGTAAAAGAGAGCTAGAAAAATTAAAAAATAGAACTGGTTTAGATACAGAGTGGAAATATGAAAATAATATAAATAGAATAACATCTGAGGCTACTCCAAGAAACTTAGAGAGAATACCTGCAGGAATAGAGTTCGATTTTAAAATAACATATAAAGTTTTAGATATGGGTGACAATGGAAAAATAGATGAGGATATGTTTGAAAAAGTTGTTTTAAGAGGGTTAAAAGCTATATTACTTGAAGGTATTGGTGGAGGAACATCAAGGGGAAATGGACAGATAGAGTTCACAAAACT includes the following:
- the csm2 gene encoding type III-A CRISPR-associated protein Csm2, encoding MYNNKGNGGYNGNRGTSFNQKVEFDFEKKGYLKDGVIREELITEEAEKIAKEFNNNRLSTSQLRAFFNEVKAINNRVKEDSSNYNMVFPLILMLKSKSEYKGSSKGNSKIPAVFKDFLIANIDRLSKEKKEGNGKIAFDAFVMFFEAVVGYFYGVNGGR
- the csm3 gene encoding type III-A CRISPR-associated RAMP protein Csm3, which produces MRLKSIKEINGTIKLLTGTRIGGSADLIEIGGNDNPVIRNPLTSELYIPGSSLKGKIRVLTEWLEGKVEGGEVHSCDKNDCPVCRVFGRSAQNSKVAKSGPTRISIKDAYLTEESKRELEKLKNRTGLDTEWKYENNINRITSEATPRNLERIPAGIEFDFKITYKVLDMGDNGKIDEDMFEKVVLRGLKAILLEGIGGGTSRGNGQIEFTKLLVDGEDLKDSINNIVIG